A window of Desulfobulbaceae bacterium genomic DNA:
AAAAAGAGAACTCCTCTTTGAATTCACAACTACAGGAAAAATTGCTGAAAATTGATGAATTGGAAAACAGAATTTCTGCTGTGACCAGTGATCAGAATGATATCAGTACAAGAGTTTCAAGTTTGATAGAATCAATTGAAGAGTGGGAAAGTATTTATGACGTAGATACCCCGGAATCCGTTTTGGAGGCAAAGCTACCATCAACTGCTGGTGCGAATTCAGTTCCCAAGAAGGAATCCTCCCTCTTTGAAATTGGGGATT
This region includes:
- the zapB gene encoding cell division protein ZapB; protein product: MEKETLSKLETVVQKMLGNIDQLKKENSSLNSQLQEKLLKIDELENRISAVTSDQNDISTRVSSLIESIEEWESIYDVDTPESVLEAKLPSTAGANSVPKKESSLFEIGD